TTGTTACTTCTTACCCTCGGTAgaacattttgaaatatttctgGGCTCTGCCGGAAACGGAGAAATCGGGTAACAAAGCCGTGAATCGAGTGGAGAACGCGGTGGCCTTGACCAAAACAGTGTCGTTTTACCTTCAATTGAGAAACAGTTATTAATAAATATCTTCAAATAAAAGTTTggggaaagtttttgaaaaataattttaagagatggttggaattatttttttattgtttgtgtttgatcatataatttttaatttaataaataaataatgattttttttagttttaggcCCGATACTATTTTATAAtatacaaaaactcttgtgagacggtctcacggatcagtTTTGtgagtcgaatatcttatttgggtcatacatgaaaaattattaatttttatgttagagtattattttttattgtgaatatcgatagaattTTTTAGTCTATTCAATTTcggattttaatatattaaattgtcaaatttttattttggcgtactaaattttaatttttagttattttggtTTAAATATTGGCTTGGTGGTATTTGGTGGTGTAAgcaaatcaatatttttaagtatcacgttttcaatttttttttattaaaagtaattcgaaaaaagaagataaaaaaCAAACTTTGACTAGTGTTCACTTTATACATATAATTCTATGTTTaggactatatatatatatatatatatttctccCACCATAGagagtttttttattttgagtggGTCTTATGTAAGACCGTCTTACGGATCCTAatttgtgagacaggtcaatcctacctatatacacaacaaaaattaatattcttagcataaaaagtaatatttttcatggatgacccaaataaaatatctgtctcacaaaaacgatctgtgagatcgtctcacacaagtttttgtcatttatttttTGCTTTAGTATGTGGGAGAAATTTGGGcctactttttatttttatttgtttatttatttttttctggtCAGAATTATGATCACCCTGTTGAACAAATCAGCGGCTCCTCCTCTCTATTTTCGCATTTGACCAGGTCGAACACGTTTCTCAAGAGCTGCGTAGTGAATTTGAACACCCTTTTGATCCACGTACATGAATCTTTGAATCCTACCAAACCTTCCGACTTTCTTGGATtccctttatttatttattgttttgcaTTAGTGGGAATCTCTTATTATCTTGTTTTTTCCACTTCAAAACCCTTTCTtggtaaataaaaattcaatctaTTTCTGGGACTTCAATTTTTTAACAGGTTTTTTGGAGGATGGTGGGAGCTGTTTCCTTTGTGGGTTCATCGGTGGTTGATTCCCACACCACTCCTCGCTTGTTTTTGGATGCTATGTCTTCGTGTAATTTGAGTGGTGGAGATTTGGTATTCCAAAGGAATTTGATTGGTAAAAATCATGTCCCTCGTTTGTCTTCGTTGGACTTGAGTAGCTCATTTCTTGATTGTTCTTCCATTAAAGCTCTTTCGGGTGCCAAGAATTTGAAGAAACGGAGGATAAATAAGAGTATTTTGATAGTGAATGAATTGGCTGGACAATATGAAGACACCTTTGAAGACGTGAAGGCTGTAAGAAAATTATTTGGTTTAATTAATGTAGATTATGTTGATTAGTACCTATGGGTCATGGGGGAGTTTCTGAGTTGCATATTTGGTGTGACTTGAATATGAATAAATTAATCCTTGTGAGATTGTAATTAATGGGGTAAGCCTGCTAGGATTTTAGGTGAAAGACGACTAAAGGCATTTATGGTTTTATTACTACGcgagaatttgaagatttaTGCGATAAATATGGttttttgattttacttttatttgGTCCAAAATTACAAAAGGTTCTCATTGTGATTGAATCTCCTTAAATTGTGTACTATCCTATCCATCTAGTCTAGTCTAGTCTAGAGTTAAAACAGCAAATAAGTGACTTGAACGCTATGCAAACCAATCAACTCTCTTTCGTGCAGCAAATTCTTACATATTTCACGTACAAAGCGGTGAGGACAGTCTTGAATCAGCTGTATGAGATGAATCCTACTCAGTATCGGTGGTTCTACGAGTAAGCACTTCTAGTTTGCTCGGGCGTTTGATTGTTTGCTCATCTTCACCATGcacttgttagagtagatgtcctgcaagtcaacagttggctagagaatttattgactcaactgtaataaacaatctttattttaatataatttaacttttaatggtttcgtttcattttatctgtatatccatgTGATCATCATAGAtgaagtccttgattatgctttaatacaaatgaatcgtaattcgatgttgaaactcatttgtaaatactgcatattctaaatccgttcctagtcgattcagccgcctaaaacatgaataaaggtcacttgagctcgagactagcatctgtgatgttgtgtactgcatttcttggtaagggcatagagatgtccaaacatgcagattggtagtcatatgattattataccgaacaaccctcccgcggactttccaagtggttatcattcatcgagaggataagtccgtggttatgattgtacaccattagtccttacgacccgggacaacactgaggctctatatgctagggctgtgctttgactcgtttaccggctccagaagagtcatcaggtggcgaggttgggtacagttgcaacatatataggagccagtgtattgtagtcggggattcaccgctcacctacgagtgtggatatcctatgtgatctgatgaaataatagtgcgtggaatctctggcttcgaattaatatgcaaccctcgacgaaccaatggttgcagattcgatcgggatatatgagatgaagggaccgtactgtacgttaatcataacagactggttcttgcaggcactatcagtgatacctagggaatcatggggcgatgctactagacgctcttaccatggttcgattggtttaatcagaaatatgatttctgacattctcatgatcaattgttgatacatagaatgaggcaaataagggtaagcccgaataaaagattatgtcctgaatcacaaagagttgtgaacccacggctagctgtatctctgaaccattgagggtcacacaagcactggatcgtttgttcccgttgagagaataaattcaaggagttgaatttatattataatatagtaaattcaaggagctgaatttttatgataattaaattttgagaaaataaattcatgtagttgaatttatgatatagtaaagtcaagaagttgaatttatgaaatttggagagaataaattcaagaagttgaatttataaaatttgagaatttaatttattaaatattaaattttggaggttgtaaattcaaagagttgaatttataatttaaatattaaattcaaatgatgaatttatgatggatttaatttattaagctcaaaagttgagtttattaaatattaaattttggaggtaataaattcaaggaggtgaatttataatttaaatattaaattcaaatgttgaatttataagggatttaaattaaatgtaatgggtatatgtataattggcttgtaggagtacaagaccaacatacatattattaaggttcttaattggactttgaaagattaattaattaaactagttggactagaataattaattgattaagtccattaagtatttaattttattaatgagccctaagcttatatatatgtgtattaggcttaaagttaaaaataatccattcacaatttttcgaaaaaccctagcctccacttGATaccaatttttcgaaaattcctccaTATTTTCTCGCAATATTTTCGGCCATATCAAAGCGGTTTTtggtttgagccgtctctcaatactttgatctccaacgtaaaatatcttctatttttctagtacaaattagaagaagaacaaatcatctagtcgtggacctgattagaagaataaagaaaggagttttcgaagaacgttcgtagggattcatcaacaGCTAGATCCGTCAATACcagattagttggagccaagtgatttaattaccaaaagtaaaagttttaaacatcttatgtatgtttaattaaaaaccatacgagtgttcaaatatattttgattgtcaaaataaaataaaattttaaaacttccgctgcgtttgggcatgagaaaaccgagatccaacagcaTTCGTAATACAAGTTCAACTCTCAAACTGTTGAGTTTGAAATTGTAGACGTTCGCAATTTGTTTTCGTGTATATAAAAATGGCATTGTGTTGATATGCATTTGCAAAATTGCAAGTATAACTTCTCGGTATCGTTGACAACATATGTGCTTAAGGCTGTTCACTTGATCAAATTGTTTATTTTCAGTTTTGTCGCATCAAACGAGAATGGTTATGGGAAGAGCTTTATTCGCAACCTCGGAAaggttaaaaaaatttcatttgagGGCCTACTTTCTCTACTCGTGCCAATCACTGACAAATTGGCTATAACAGGAGAAACATGACCTTGCTGAAAGAGTAATGGTTACTCGGCTTCACCTCTATGGAAAATGGATCAAGGTATGAGAAATGACTCTGATGCCAGACCGGTTTTTTGCATGTTTTGTTCAATGATTATATGCTATTTGATCTCTAGAAATGTGATCATGCGGAGATGTATGAGAGGATTTCAGATCAGAATTTGCAGTTGATGCGCGAAAGGCTTGTGGAGACTGTGATATGGCCCACAGATGACACGAGCTCGGAGGTGGTTGGGTGAAAACACGACCTGTACGGTTTCTGGGTTGGTCTCTTGGCTCCCCTGAGGCTACAGAtttgtaaaacatttttttacgTTGTGCTTCGAATCATATtcatatatttgtatataaCGTTCGTTACATGATGTAAGTAGGTTCGGACGGAACTCTTTAGAAATTGGTATTTCATTTGGTTGAAGCTTGTTCACGTATCGGGTAAGAAATAGGGTTTCAAAGAGACGTTCAGATTTCACCTACccaaagaaaaaaatcaataatattcgTACCGTGAATGAAACTTGAGTACGGTACAATATTCTTTAAAATCTGTGAAGTAATTAAGTACAGAAATTCGATGAAAGTGCACTTTTGTATGCCACAAGTAAACAGAACAGATCTTGACAAGTAGTTATCATCATGGTCATCAATAATTGAGGTTGATTGCACGAATCTAGACTTTCCATATCGTGAGAAAGGGAAAGGAAAACGAAACCAGAATATTACACTGCTCTCAATAAAGAGAGACTTAAAAATGAGACTCCAAAACTGAAATTGCGGCTCATTCAGCTGCAAATACAAGTTAACCTATTTCACCGTGATGCAGGAAATCaacaaatcatatatggccAATGGAACGAAGTAAAAAGTCAGCCGATCTTGTCAGGAAGATTACCGGTGTGATGCCTTAAGTTGTATATAATGCAAGAATGGGTTCAAATAACATAAGCAAAACTAGATACAGAATATCGCTAATGGCGTCGAAGGTCTGCCCAAATCTTGACATTTGACTAAGTTGCTTCCATATCATGATAGAAAGGGGGGCAcattaaaacattaaaattaattattcacaGAAAATCAAAGCCTAAGTGAAACATAGTAGTTCTCAAGTAACATAAAAAATCTCATCCAGACATATATGCACAAGTAAGTTGATGCTAATTTCGATGGAGGCATACCAGTTCTTAAATGTCCCTGACGAAGCGATACATGTTACAAAATTGGAAAAATGCACAAGCACCTTCTTTCATATTAGTTCCTTCACTGGTGAATTTGTTGTATGATTCTACAAATTCATGTTGATGCATCACCGAACATCAGTAATTGTCCAAGAACCATTCTCACTCGAAGCTTCAATAAAGAATTGTGAAGATACTttagttaacaaattaaataacacaCACGATAACCTAGATTTTAGTAAGTCACCTTTACATCCAGGCAAGGGTCATTGGTCATATTCTTTAGCGTTGAAATTATGCCGGCATTTTGCAGTCCAGTAACCCGACCACATGCACCTGGACTGCTCGGAAATATTAGATTTACAATTGTCCAAATAGCAGCTGTTCTTAATCGGTAGTCAGTACTCTGCAAAAACTTGGTCAAAATTGATTCTGTGTCATTGCCTGCCGATGGAAAAAGTTGATTCATTACAGCTTCTTTATGGAACTCATTGCCAGAAGCAACATTGCTGAGAGTGTACATGCCCTGGGAGACAAAAACGATCACCACAACTCATGATGAGTAAAGACGAAAATGACCACTAACAATTCTCCTTCAATGTTTATAACATGCCCATTCCCATTACAAACACTGTCTGTTATATTGCATACCATATGAATATGAAAACGGCTCGTGATTACTATTTAACTATCATAATATCATTGCTTCTTGTGCAACAAAATGGAATAGGGCCATAGGGGAGAGATGTTACTGTCAAGCAACCACCTCCTAAAACACTAAAACTGAGCATGGCAAATAAACACTTTACTTGAATAAGAACTTCAAATGCATAAGAGCTTTGCAATTGTCTTCCAATAGCATGCAGGAGAAGACTATCTTCCCCAAAAACATACTCAATGGAATTTAGAGTACCACTGATGAGATTGCGAATCAATGCCAAAGCTTGCTCCTGGACTGCAGCCTCTGGGTCTACCAAACTCAATGCATCAGCAGATGGTAAAATATACTATCCTATATATTAATTAGTCCCTTGTACATCAGCAGAGGTAATAATTACCACTAATAAGGTGTGCTAGTGTGGACGTTGTCAATTCCAAAAGAATTTCTTCTTTACATCTGTTGTTTGCGAGGAATGTCAGATTCTTAAGGGCGCACACAGCATTGACCCTAATGGCAGATTCCATTGACTTTGAAAGCAAAACTAGCTGTTTCACACCTCCACTTTGTGTAAATAGTGATTTATGTGCCTTAAAATCAACAACCACATTGCTGATTGCCCGCAGAGCAGCAATCTGGAAAAAGTAAAATTTCAAGGAATTAGTATTTCACTAGCTTTGAGAACAAACGGTTATAAAAGGTAATTTGCATAAACATGGCAATCATTAAAGGGATTAATTTCTAGACTTCTCCTGAGACAGGCaaatagaagaaaataaaactaTGTACGTATCTGACAGCAATGAAGCTGCTGAAAGCAGAACAAATACAACCTCCAGAAAATCCATCCGTATTAATTTCATTTGAGACAAACATGTGGATGAGAAGTGAGAACTTATGATACAGAGAAATCATAGCAAAAGGGGCCAACAATCCACCTATGCTCAACTCATCAAGAAACAAAATTATACCTGGACTGACGAGCAGGAGTCACACAAAAGCTCAACCAAGGGAAGGGCGACAGTATTGTTCATAAAATGACCTGCACTCAAATTCTGAATAACATGTTGTTATTGAAGCCTACACAGGTGGTAATGAGATTTGGGcaactttaaattcaaatttgtgCAACAAACCTTCACAGAACGAGACACATTCTTCAGGAAAACGCAAGCTGCAGCGCGCACTTCAGCACTATCATGAGCTAGTGCATCTACTGCAAAATCTAACACCTAGACAGAAGAGTTGGCATACAAATGACAAGTTATTAGCAACTAGGCTAACAATTAAGGTAAATCTTTTGCAGTATTCAAAGATTTCAACAAACTAATTATGCAATTTCTTTCTCTGAATTATTTCATAAGACAGACTAAACAGATAGAATAGACAACTCATACACCTGCACATAGGAGGAATCGGAAACAACAAAATATAATGTTTGCGTGAAACACCACACCTTCAAATGTAGTACCCTATTCCTGCAGCATTCCAACTTTGTGCATAGATCAGCCAGTGCCAATAGTATTCCTTGCAATCGTTTGCCTTGAAATGAACCTTTCTTCAAGTGTTCATGCATTTTTTCAACAGCATTGGCATCAAATGCTATTTTTTGCATATCCTCCTTTTCATTTATCAAACTAGACAAAAGAAAGGGAGATTCATCTCCAACTTGACCTGGATCATCAAGGAGATCAAGTAATATTCTTACCAAATTATTTCTGATTCCTATGTCTTGGAGATATGGTGAAACTGTGTTGCTTATGCTGATCAAACACATACAGGCTAACAATCTTGTTCGAGGATACTTATCCTTTGTCAGTTCAATTACAACGTTCAGTGCTTTTCCATTTTCGGTTCCCACAAACTTGGAAGCAACTTCTTGATTATCCCTAATGGCAGCAGCCAGAGATTCTAAACTAGCATCTCTCTGAATTAGAGAACCTCCGAGAAGACAAACAAGCTTCTTAATAACTCCAGTTTCACTCAGTGCCAGCTGTTCAACAATTGTTTGGCATGAGTGAGCAATGATACTTGCACCAAGACCAGTAACATTCTCATTCTCGCTGTTAAGCAATGAAAGGAGGAATTCCATGTTTTTCTCTTGAATAAAATCGTACTTCGGAGCCAATTTTGACTGATAAATCAATTTCAGAGAACGAGCACCAGCATCAACAACCTGCTTTGAAAGTTCTAAGATAATAGGGTGATGATAAAAGATTGCATGTCAACACAAAAAAGAATCATTTAATAGACAGACAAAATAGGAGGCCAGTCAGCGCTTCAAACATGTGACCAATATTTCACGATCTTAAAGTTCATGATCAAATAGGAGGCCGATTAGCTCTTCAAACATGTGTCCAATAATTCAagattttaaagttcatgatcACACCTCTAACATTATCTTTTCTATCTTTAATGCATAGGCTCCATTTAGCAGAAAAATACTAACAAAAAAGAATCAAATGAccattaaactttatttttagtcaCCACTAAAATAATTGTGCTGACATTTCACTTATATTATCATGCATTGTCCATTTAAATGTGTGATGAGAATTGTTCAGAATTTCCTGCGTCCTAGTTCAAATGGAGGCGCGTAGGTAACAACAATCATTATAACATCAGCCGTCCAATTTGGTTTGAGGGGATGCAGAAAAGTGATGACAGCTGCCAAACTTGAAGTACGTAAACACAGATTTTGAAGAACAGTAGCCAAGTGATGCTACCACTCAATGCATACATCTTTTGCTTAATACATTTACTATATACTAAATCATCTTACAAATTTCAACGTTGACTACATTTTTACAGCAACGGAAATTTCTGTGTGAAGAAAGAATAAGAAGCAGCAGAGTTATAAAAGCAGCAAAAAGAATAAATTGCATGGACAACACTGACAAGAGACAATAGCCCAAAAAAAGTAGTTAAATTTGTCAGGAATTCACAATAATTAAGAGAAAAGCAAACGAGAAAAGAAAGTATACCTTGTCATTGACATGAGAAATGAGACTCAACAAAAGGGGGAAAGCCCCCACATCCAAAACAGCCTTGACTCCAGCATCTAATCCACATGCAAAGCTCCCAATTGCAGCGGCCGACTGAATCAACACGGACTCGTGAAGCTCCCGAGCATCCCCAACGCTTTCTTCTGCCGCCGCCACCGCATCGGAGAGAATAGAGGCGACGGAGGGTACGGCGCCTAGCTTCAAGAAGGCAAGCTTCTTTGTACGATTGCCTATTATTTGGTTCTTCAAGTCCCTCAAAGCTTTCAGCTTAGCTTCGTACGGAGTGATTGCCGAATTTAGCCTTCCGATCAAGTACTCCGGATGACTGGAATGATTCGACGGCGCAGAGGTGGGCATCGTCGCCGATGGTTATATCGTGCAGGAATGCTATTGGTAGAAGCTTGGAATGCAATGTCGCTAAGGGCAATTGAGCTACGGCGGAGCCGCCGCGAGGAAGTGGAGATTAAGGGGGTGTATATTGTGGAGATGATCGATGTTTCTCTGTTTGTTCCTTGGTGCTACTAATGTTTTTTTGGCCTAAAATAGGGAAAATCGTGTTCTCTCATTGGATTTCCGCAGGTTGCCGTGTTGAGTTACAGATTAGCTCACACCGACTAAAGTCCAGAACTGTAGATTTAATAACCGTACGTAAATTGCAATTGGATGGATTCGGGTCAAGCTTACAAACAAGGTGAGAATTGAGATtgttacattattattattattattattattattattattgcaaATATAATTAAACTTAAATGAGTTAAATGTTTCGATGAATTAAGTTATTGAGAGCCAtatatatggacttgaacaatcatcattttaaaactAGTTTTTTGAGTTCTGTTGGGACAAATCTTACTTTTAACATGGTATTAGAGATTAtagattttgtta
This sequence is a window from Primulina huaijiensis isolate GDHJ02 chromosome 13, ASM1229523v2, whole genome shotgun sequence. Protein-coding genes within it:
- the LOC140991134 gene encoding chaperonin-like RbcX protein 2, chloroplastic isoform X1; the encoded protein is MVGAVSFVGSSVVDSHTTPRLFLDAMSSCNLSGGDLVFQRNLIGKNHVPRLSSLDLSSSFLDCSSIKALSGAKNLKKRRINKSILIVNELAGQYEDTFEDVKAQILTYFTYKAVRTVLNQLYEMNPTQYRWFYDFVASNENGYGKSFIRNLGKEKHDLAERVMVTRLHLYGKWIKKCDHAEMYERISDQNLQLMRERLVETVIWPTDDTSSEVVG
- the LOC140991134 gene encoding chaperonin-like RbcX protein 2, chloroplastic isoform X2, whose amino-acid sequence is MVGAVSFVGSSVVDSHTTPRLFLDAMSSCNLSGGDLVFQRNLIALSGAKNLKKRRINKSILIVNELAGQYEDTFEDVKAQILTYFTYKAVRTVLNQLYEMNPTQYRWFYDFVASNENGYGKSFIRNLGKEKHDLAERVMVTRLHLYGKWIKKCDHAEMYERISDQNLQLMRERLVETVIWPTDDTSSEVVG
- the LOC140991133 gene encoding uncharacterized protein isoform X2; the protein is MPTSAPSNHSSHPEYLIGRLNSAITPYEAKLKALRDLKNQIIGNRTKKLAFLKLGAVPSVASILSDAVAAAEESVGDARELHESVLIQSAAAIGSFACGLDAGVKAVLDVGAFPLLLSLISHVNDKVVDAGARSLKLIYQSKLAPKYDFIQEKNMEFLLSLLNSENENVTGLGASIIAHSCQTIVEQLALSETGVIKKLVCLLGGSLIQRDASLESLAAAIRDNQEVASKFVGTENGKALNVVIELTKDKYPRTRLLACQVGDESPFLLSSLINEKEDMQKIAFDANAVEKMHEHLKKGSFQGKRLQGILLALADLCTKLECCRNRVLHLKVLDFAVDALAHDSAEVRAAACVFLKNVSRSVKNLSAGHFMNNTVALPLVELLCDSCSSVQIAALRAISNVVVDFKAHKSLFTQSGGVKQLVLLSKSMESAIRVNAVCALKNLTFLANNRCKEEILLELTTSTLAHLISDPEAAVQEQALALIRNLISGTLNSIEYVFGEDSLLLHAIGRQLQSSYAFEVLIQGMYTLSNVASGNEFHKEAVMNQLFPSAGNDTESILTKFLQSTDYRLRTAAIWTIVNLIFPSSPGACGRVTGLQNAGIISTLKNMTNDPCLDVKLRVRMVLGQLLMFGDAST
- the LOC140991133 gene encoding uncharacterized protein isoform X1 — translated: MPTSAPSNHSSHPEYLIGRLNSAITPYEAKLKALRDLKNQIIGNRTKKLAFLKLGAVPSVASILSDAVAAAEESVGDARELHESVLIQSAAAIGSFACGLDAGVKAVLDVGAFPLLLSLISHVNDKVVDAGARSLKLIYQSKLAPKYDFIQEKNMEFLLSLLNSENENVTGLGASIIAHSCQTIVEQLALSETGVIKKLVCLLGGSLIQRDASLESLAAAIRDNQEVASKFVGTENGKALNVVIELTKDKYPRTRLLACMCLISISNTVSPYLQDIGIRNNLVRILLDLLDDPGQVGDESPFLLSSLINEKEDMQKIAFDANAVEKMHEHLKKGSFQGKRLQGILLALADLCTKLECCRNRVLHLKVLDFAVDALAHDSAEVRAAACVFLKNVSRSVKNLSAGHFMNNTVALPLVELLCDSCSSVQIAALRAISNVVVDFKAHKSLFTQSGGVKQLVLLSKSMESAIRVNAVCALKNLTFLANNRCKEEILLELTTSTLAHLISDPEAAVQEQALALIRNLISGTLNSIEYVFGEDSLLLHAIGRQLQSSYAFEVLIQGMYTLSNVASGNEFHKEAVMNQLFPSAGNDTESILTKFLQSTDYRLRTAAIWTIVNLIFPSSPGACGRVTGLQNAGIISTLKNMTNDPCLDVKLRVRMVLGQLLMFGDAST